TTACTGCAGGACGCAAAATGATTCCTACGCAGCGATACGCTTCGCTTTTTCGAGGAAATCACTGATATTCTGCcggttacaaataataatactcatTTTATCTTGCTGCGACgttttcaatttaaccggtATATTTCGTTCCTCAAGAACGAAACGAGAACGTAATTGGTGTAAACCGTTATTTCAaaagaacagttctttaaccggtaaccgcaaacggaaacgaaatccaTTTCGTTCCCGGGCaaatgaacgaaaccggtttgagcattgagaacggtttccgagccctgacTGACAAAGCAACCTGCCTGTGTGGTAGGAGTGTGGgggagagagggacgtatatgctagaaaaagaCAATACGacctaggggctgtccataaatgacgtcatctatttttgacgatttttgcaccccccccccccccaaaatcatgcttcgaatgacacCGTTTCCTCCTgtgtcatgctaccatcatccgatgtccagaccctccccctcccccaaatttgaaatgacgtaatttatgaatagcccatGGACATAGAAAGTTAACTGGATGGCGAAcattggccaaaaagtgtgtccacatgagatagtCAAGGTGGGCCGTTGTATCTCTTTCTAACTAGGATGACCATACGTcttatgtatgtgggatattaggataacatttaaatatatagttGGACCAGGATCTTTTCTTAATCGTGCATAGTTATATTAGTAATagaaatcatactgtcttttcgcctaaaaagggatggatatagttttttctcttctgtaaaacgcttcacacaaccttaggtacttaatttagttgttctaaatggtgtgttcacattacggcacctatgcaattaaaactgcacgaggccatgcgcttggcgaggaagagaaccctatggaggaacctggtcttcaacagaaggatatgatgtcacgatcctcagtattgagggaccaagTGAAGAAGAAAAGCTGTTACTAGTAGGCGTAGGTACTGGACCACGAACATGGTGGATCGTCAGGAAGGTGGTCCGCCGTAACATCTGTCAAGAACACAGGTAtgagtgagagagatagagagacaaatatgctgacagaaccagagggtctactgtgaaccatgttcgacgtgttgcctctctgtcacacttacatacgaatttacaagtgcgacaaagacgcAACGGGGTAGGCTCTCAGGACAGTGGAGGCATTAcatacagtctttgccgccttaggccccaagccctacatagcaagctctagccgccccccctttctcagcacccatcatatagactgccgcccaaaatatctggccgtcctaggcccgggcctactcggTCTTAGGGCAAATTCGTAACTGCCTGAGGGTCGCGTGGGTCCGCTACGCCCGCTTGCGATCGTTTTTAACTAGGACGCTTGTCACTGGACTATAGacatcgaagtttgcaaattgcgagcatctttctctgttactgtaattactcctttataggagtaaaagagaaagatgcccgtaatttgcgaacttcggtgttcacggtgctaggccacctgtgcgaaaagagaagagtcgtgaaatgtaaagaaattagtgatgtgccgttcctagtaaattttccaaagagggtaaattcccagtaacgtttctggtatcgtcccaaaagtcagtaaattacgataaagttctatttttcttttattatcaatgtgtttattattattatattataacaatgcataaatgtgtctgtaatgtttaaggactttggatttcaattttggcaattatttattctgtattggctctcatttcaccaatttaaacatgccgaaataaatacatacctatttatataaacttacttaagtacctaataaaaattgtgtaacactgattctcatcgtgccgacatcatagtcaccctaatgagtttgacaatgttgtcttgtatttttatcgcaaaatgtaataattgtggcttcctggtgaaacaatattccacaattagaaattctttcactcccacaacctttaacgcaacatttttcaccatttttaggaaattttgcattcacgtgttttgataacatgtcatgacgatagggataccaattaacattcaaagtttctacaatgtctaccacaccaaaattaatgtttttttttgttgtccacatgcttggttaaatcagttaataatattgaaatcatacttatttacaaatttcttaaaagatatcagaaccttactctgaatatagcatttaaataatataagaagttatttaatttgggtagtatattgatataaatactaccacaatggtatatttttaacattggcaacacgtgcgagtgagacaccgcgacccacctttgctatctcaagtggaccgttttctctagtgtggtacgaacgtctttctgactcggtgataaagttcaatttactatggcaaaaaaagtgacaatgcAGTCCATCTTATAAGTCCATGGAATAGCCTCCTatgacagtgttgccactctcaatattgttcttaggttccgaatatggtaagttatgtaattagcgttttatttttgtgtaaaaagttGTCATTTTAAAGCCGTACTTttggccttattacaaaggagtaaggtgcaaaagtgtaaacatatctttgacgtcgactattATTATACTATGTTATACTTATTAAGCCTCCTCcgcactcgtgcgcgaatcgcggcgcgaagccgcgaacgcgagcgtggcgccgattttcgcagacagcgaaatcgactccacactcgcgttcgcggcttcgcccgcgattcacgcgcatagtctggagggggctttatgaAACTTAGGAACGTAAACTAGTTATGAATAGAAAGAGCACGAAATAGTCAGTATAATAcgtttgttgaaaaaaaagtctACAGGCGCTTAGGCGCGAAAGGTTATTGTCTCAtagcaaatttgaatttcgcgcctttttctactgacaaagttgttggatagactttaatataaaattaaagagtGGGCCTACACACTTCGCTGTGACAGAATGTGAAAGTGTCACCAAAACTGTCAAATGACTACGATAATAAGTATTCCTTTTGTAATGCCACTCCACACTATGCCATtctgaaattaaataagaaCGATAGTCAtgcgaaatttttatttttgtagtgggTCATAACGTTGACGTATATAATTTGAACATCaaccaatattaaaattatatcagttatttttaattagctATCATTCACGCGCGCGTTCATTTCGCTGCCGGCAAATATTTGGTGCGAGCGAGACGCCCgcgcacgttcgaattggtctGTCACTTGTAGCAacttgtaggtaagtacatacttacctacaataCTATCCACGCGTCCTTGGCACGAACTCCCGCCACCGCCCGCATTTAAACTGTCCCCGCGCGCCGCAAGGAAATGTAATCCTTAGCATTAGCGCACAGAGTTCAAATTTGGTAGTTTCATTTAGCGAATTTGTTAAATTgctcttatttattacattgaCCATGTTTTTGTGTGATTATGTATTGAATGTCACTTTGAACGTTATCAGAACAAAGTCTGCTAGAAATTATATCTATAACCATTTTTTCTAGCACGTTTAAGGCGTAAATATATACAAGTGATACAAATAATATTGATGTCGGATTCTCGGATAAATAGCTTAATGAAGTAGTTgtatggcaattaaatcaaagacctaattataactttttttatatatCAAGTTACGACGTATATCCGTGAGGCCCCGCCATTTATTGAATTagttatttttcgtgtaaatattttgACCGATTCCATTGTCGactcattatatatattattttcgtcACGTTTACGAACTAAAAATACTATTACTATTTTTAACAAACAAGAACGGctctttttttaaactatttttttttacctacttcCGGAGAGAAAGTTGGTTGGATTCGAAAATAAAGTATCTTAAAATGATCTAAAGAACAGGAATAAAAAAAGAATTGCCTATTACTAAGTAATGTTTAACGTAAGCGTATCTTTCCTGGAGtacttgttaaggtcgccggaagacgctggatgtgggtcgcttccaacctgcacgtatggaggtccaaggtcATATGGTATATGGTATGGTATGGTGgtggtatggtatggtatggtgGTATGGTAGGGGTCTTAtggttgagatgatgatgatgatttaattCTGCGCGTGATACGGTATAGTTGTTTACAGCTGCTTAACTTACAAAGTAGGTTAATTATGCTTAATCGATAATCTCCTAGCATTATTTCTCATTATCTCTTTAAGTAGCTAGTCAGTTTTCATAATTCATTAATCCTttgattataataataattaatacgtGTAAATTGGCATTATCTGAGTATTAAAGATGTGAATACGATAGTTaatcattttatataggtaattgcGTAGCGGAAAATATTGTGTGTGGTCTATGTGTACCTATGCATGTGCGTGTGTGCTATGTGTGTGTGCATGTACCTATTTCtgttttaaatgataataatcCTTTCTTAATCAacctatataatatttaaccttttgacgGCCACAGTCGGCTGTGGTCGTCAAGTCTTGCCAACGACTGCTTCGCCAATACAATTGGGACTTACGCGGGATTTTCGCTTAAATAATCGCGATCGCCTGACGTCCGGGCCACGTCATGTTCCTTTGCTGTCTGGCGCTTattgcgaaaaaaaatgtaaatacttACAGGGTGTTATTAGTAATAATGTATAGTGGTGAATATagatcatactgagcaacttttactatgaggtCAACGTTGAAATCGCGAAATAATTTGACTCtacctatgtccttccccggacCTCAAACTAGCTAACCTCCATGCTAAAATTCAGTGTATGACTAGGAGACCGATTCGAACTTTGAAAATCTTGTCTTAATATTACCTATATCTCAAAATCTGTCCACACTTTTGTATTGAGATTTTCGAAATTGCATCTTCAGATAGTCCTCTATCatcttaattattaatataaagGTATGCACAATCAAAATGAAATCACGTTTGAGTTTTCTCCCATATCTTTTTATTCTAAATACATTAATATTCTTTAGTTCAACTCAAATAGTCATTTAAACTATTACaagctatttttttattttaaacataaataataagtaatgcAAATGTCCAGCATTGCACACTTTAActtgttattaataataattttatctaGGTATTATCCAATCTTAACCGTAGTACAGTAAAACACAGAAGAGCACCTACTGCCACATTTAGTAGGGAGGCGAGTACATAAAAACATTTGTTCAGGGGTATACCATAACACTATAGACTCTGTAAAATTACTACAAAATCTCGAGTACCATGCATTTAAGCGTATCGAGTCTAACATACACAAGCTTGTGATCAGAATAAAGTATTACACAGTACTTTAACATTTCAAAAAAGATTTTCCATTCAGTAGAGTTATACTCGTTTGCTATGTTTTACGAGTCGAACTACGCAAGATTGGGTACGTACGTTATACACAGATCTACTGGTAGTACGAACATTTTATTCAACACAATTTTGTtacaaatacataggtacattagaAAACAAATGGTTCTAAGCGTAATCTTTCTATTATAACACACAGTAGTTAAgcgttttaatttttcttatgcGAGTGTTGACTCGTCATACTGATCCTAAACTATGCTTCCAAAATCAGACATTTCGAAGACATTGGCGATTTCGCATAAGAAATTCCATAACTTTCTGATCGCCGTAAATCTTACTTTACCTACGAAAATAATGTACATTGGACCTTCATTCTTGACTCTGATGAATGATGGGTGAGAAAATGACCTGCAtttataaaacataataatactcATACTGAGATACTAggaagaataaaataaagtgcAAGGAACTAAATcataattaatcaaaatatcttTTGAGTACATGAAAGTATAGAGACCAGCTCGTAATCGTAAATAAACTAAGAGGATTTACATTAACATGGATATAATGGCATACAGACATCCTTAAAGGTACATTTGATTAAGTAATCGCACCCCCGTGTTTGAAATGCTGAGAGTACCAGTTATAATCGTAGGTAGACTTCTATGACAAGGATACTGTGGCTAACAACAATGTACATGTTACTTATATTGTGGGCTACGCCGGCTTACGAGTTACGTCAAGTCAGATCTGCAGGCGATGAAACAAGACTTTCATCTGCGCTAACAAAATATATTCCTGGCGcattctgtgattgtagctgcTTACCTACGCTCAGGAAATACTTTCTTAATGCGAATGAATTTTGAAGTAAGTGTATCAGAGATTATTATACAAACTTAAAGTAGGTATGGTTGTTGTGCGAAGTGAGAACACGAATGAATATGCCCCAAAGACAGGGCACACTTAACATGTACTATTGCAAGACCCGGCCTTCGCCGCTACCGTTTACACACTTAGTTAATTACTTCTGCAAACACTTGTACTGATGATTCGAGAGAAAACTTAGTCGCAAACCACTCTTGTTAGTAGATATTTAACATTTGAATCAAACACTTCAAGCCGTTAGTTgcatacttacataaaactttTACCATAATATTCATGACTAACATTATGGGTAAAAGGGATAAAATACCTAAGTcacataaaaatacattatgctaaaagaaaaatgaaaaggTATCGCCAGCGATCCTTACACGAAATGAGGTGCTAGTAGGTGTGCTACTCGTCGGGCGGCCGCCTCCGCGACCGCGGGCCGAATatcaaatattcagaaaaagaCACAACAACAACTCCGAAAGgcaatttttaaaatttacctTAAAATAGATTATAATTTacgataggtacctattacgtTAATATATTTTGGTGAATAACATCATTATCGCAAACCCGTATTAAATATGAGAAACGTGGATGATATGACAATATAAATTACCCTTTCATACCAATTAATAAGCGTTTTCAATGTCCTAACTTAGTCGCTCCGCGTCGGCGAGGCGACGATTAAATCTACTTATTTTATACCAACTTTATTTCAAACGAAAACTAACTACTTACAGGGGACCTGAACGTTTCTGTTAAACTTAGGGGATCGAACTTTACACATCTTTGGTtagataaaacaaaacaatagtaaAAACACTAGACGATCGAATGTTACAGTCATTGGAGGGACATATTATTTAGTCGTTAGGTAACTCTAATTTAACATTGCATAATAATCACATATAAATAATCATGGTCGAAATGTTACGACGGACCCGGAGGTCGTTCCATTTCGACGTAAGCGTCAACAAGTGTTTACATTATTGTTATCCGATCGAcgggcgccgcgcgccgccgccgccgggcccgGCCGGGCGTGTGCGACTCGCCACTCGCGGCCGCGGCCGCCACTCCGTCTCCGTCGGCTACTGCCACAGCTTCCACCAGACCTGCATCTTCTCGGAGAGTTTCTTACAGATTCCGAGTAGTTTCCGTCACATCCCACCGTCGCCCTCGCCCTCGCATTCTTCTGAGCCTTCACCCTCCTCCAGTGTTACCTGATGACAAAGTAAAGTGACGTTAAACTAATTAATTACCACCTGTGTTGGATTTATTTTTTGCCACATATATTCCTAATTACTTATTCCTTATATTTTGTTATAGGTTAAATGAAACGGCAAACTAATCGATTCATAAGTTAAGATTGACAATGACAAGATAGTACAATAAAGATACTCACTTGAAACCGTATTTGTTCTGGGCGATCGTCATCTGGCATAGTATGTGACTGCGCTAGCGCGGGCGGCGGTGAAGGCGGGATCATGCTCTGGTAGTAGTCTCGGTTCTCCTCCAACGTGTCCAAGATGTCTTGTGCGTCGGGGTGTACCAGGTCTGCCCACGTCTCCCATAGTGGATGCACAATGTAGTCGATGAATCCGACCTGACTCTTCTCTATCGTAGAATTGTGCCTGTCGCACATGGGACTGATATCCATTCCGTGTTCCCTCTCACGGTCCCCCTGTTGGAAGAACTCCTCCATGAGCAGCGCCACCCACCTCTTGTAAAGAGGTAGAGGCTTTGTGGGATTGCTCAGATCGGCACAATGTACGAGATTCTCTAACACCTGTATTCTGTCCGTGTAATTGTCCAGCAATAACACGCCACTACCGGCAACTTTCTTAGTCTCCACCATGGTTTTCAAATCGGCCAGGAGGCTCATGTGTTTCGACATGTCCGTCGAGAGCACCATGTCTATAACCATCTTTCTGAGCGTCTGCCTCTGTTTCTTGTGAAGGTTAACGAATATGTCGCAACCTTCGTTCTGTAGCAACTTGAACGCTACGGCGAGGTGGTGGTTTTCTAGGACGGACTCGTCATTGTACATGAGTGCGAGTTCCGAACTGGAATTGACTAGGAATTGGTTGGTGAGGCCGGGGTGGTCGACGTCGTGGACACAGGCGGCAAATAGGGCCGCGCACACCTCGATGGGAGTAAACACGGCGTCGAGAGCGGGCGTGTTGAGGAGCACGTTAGTAGACTGCGTGACGTCAGCGGCGTGCAACGAGTTGTGGAAGGGGTTGTCACGGATGTAGTGTTCCTCGAGGGTTACTGCAAACGCGAGGAACGTGCGTGCCGGGATCTGTAGTGTAGTAAGCAGCTCTCTCGTAGTGAAAGCAGCATAGGCGACGGCGGTAAGAGGTCGGCCGCATGACAAGTCTCCAATTCGGAAGATATCTACACCCCAGCGGTCGAGCTCACTGAGGCACCTGCCGAGTTCTTCCTCGTGGGGCGTTTCCACACCATACCGCGGCACGCGTTCTCCGGTGAAACTATTTGTGTGTGTCAACGTCCTCTTCACGCCAGTGATCTGAGAATAAAACGTAATGATGAGATTACGACATGGCTTCAATACATTTATTGTTGAGGGACAACGGATGCGCGCAAGTAGCCGCTCGTACGTATGACCTCTTATTTGAATACTGGTATATTCAGGGTCACTAGTTAGTGATGATTAGATAAGTAAGAAAAAATATTGAGATTgcgaaaataaataaagcggCCCCGATTGGTTTGTTTACCACTTGTGTTATCTTTTACATTTAATAGGTACGCAGTAGGTATATAGATATTAAAAATGGAGATAGTTATAAGGTAAAActctttgaataattttacataattacataattgtaaatattaacGAATAAGCAAACGTGTGTGTTGatattatgtataatatatgcgtgaataagtaaaaataccaaCCAGTGACATAGTGGTAATGGTACCAACCTGTGACATAGTGGTAATGGTACCAACCTGTGACATAGTGGTAATGGTACCAATCTGTGACTTAGTGGTAATGGTACCAACCTGTGACATAGTGGTAATGGTACCAATCTGTGACTTAGTGGTAATGGTTGGTACCATTAAAActctttgaataattttacataattacataattgTAAACATTAACGAATAAGCAAACATGTGTGTTGatattatgtataatatatgcgtgaataagtaaaaataccaaCCAGTGACATAGTGGTAATGGTACCAACCTGCGACATAGTGGTAATGGTACCAACCTGTGACATAGTGGTAATGGTACCAACCTGTGACATAGTGGTAATGGTACCAATCTGTGACTTAGTGGTAATGGTTGGTACCATTAAAActctttgaataattttacataattacataattgTAAACATTAACGAATAAGCAAACATGTGTGTTGatattatgtataatatatgcgtgaataagtaaaaataccaaCCAGTGACATAGTGGTAATGGTACCAACCTGTGACATAGTGGTAATGGTACCAACCTGTGACATAGTGGTCGCCGGGCCGCCAGGGCGGGGCTTCTCCTTCTTCTTGATCCTCTCAGACGCCTCATCGACTTGTAAAGACGGCAAGTCAAGCTCTTGTTGcttatctgaaaaaaaaaacatagctcAGTTTCTTCAGAATTGTGAACTACTTTCATCTGACAACTCATACAACTCATGCAACTTTATGAACTACACGCAGATTTCACGTTGTAGGTATCATATTAAGTTCAACTTTTTAGTCCCTGATTTATATCACAACGacaataaatatgaaattgaatttaaaaaaaacattaccaaTCCTATATGTCCTCACTATATGTTTGATATAAGGTAAATACGTCTAAACTATCTACATCTTTAATAACGGTGTGGGTCCCACATATTCGACCTATTTTACTACCTAGGGGTCCTAGggttatgatttatgattgactgtacctactgataTATTCTCTGTCATTCACTGATTGATTTGTTTGTACCACAATGTATCAAcagtataatataaaaaatagagTAGCCGTAATTTCAGATTTAGTACTTATCATATGGAGTCCGAATAGAGTAGTATTTTATATGTACTCGGAAAATGAAtgttaaatacataattaattaattattgtcgTATGCCTCAACGAAAAAgaattttcatcacacttgctcggaaaagatgtatttacacgtagggcttgcgggcgggaaattgaaattttcgccctagggcggaaaaaatcttttccgagcaagtgtgatgaaaaacacttatttacacgtagggcttgcgggcgggaaattgaaattttcgccctagggcggaaaagtgttttatacagaagtttgtttttattaattctcctttttttccttacaagtgtgatgaaaaacattgtgtgtgccacgggcggtaaagaaattccgaactcgtgaacattttaagccctcgcttcgcgtcgggcttaaaattgacactcgttcgtaatttcttatttcccgcccttaatacacaatgtactatttattAACATTTATAACATGTTTGACACCAAAATTACGTGTCAT
The sequence above is drawn from the Cydia fagiglandana chromosome 7, ilCydFagi1.1, whole genome shotgun sequence genome and encodes:
- the LOC134665829 gene encoding 3',5'-cyclic-AMP phosphodiesterase isoform X2; translated protein: MSACVMEEGREDGGGARADEDAPPERPRRDVLLSGRGRRACSEQGPHPSLHPQHSTATAHLWGQGGGGRRGWSRKRTSAPQMSNPHGSTPRVALVLRSRRSWPVAPQSYRSFDVENGAAGGGAGGARSPLEGGSPSTALVLQAMPQRRESFLYRSDSDFEMSPKSMSRNSSIASESTQQISPVVSRRRKLEKLSPEGVDNVKSFKESEAAQLDRAHGEDLIVTPFAQVLASLRSVRTNFLSLTNVPVSKSRRSSGAATAVTPQPKNLNPGDEAYMKLALETVEELDWCLDQLETIQTHRSVSDMASLKFKRMLNKELSHFSESSKSGNMISEYICTTFLDKQQELDLPSLQVDEASERIKKKEKPRPGGPATTMSQITGVKRTLTHTNSFTGERVPRYGVETPHEEELGRCLSELDRWGVDIFRIGDLSCGRPLTAVAYAAFTTRELLTTLQIPARTFLAFAVTLEEHYIRDNPFHNSLHAADVTQSTNVLLNTPALDAVFTPIEVCAALFAACVHDVDHPGLTNQFLVNSSSELALMYNDESVLENHHLAVAFKLLQNEGCDIFVNLHKKQRQTLRKMVIDMVLSTDMSKHMSLLADLKTMVETKKVAGSGVLLLDNYTDRIQVLENLVHCADLSNPTKPLPLYKRWVALLMEEFFQQGDREREHGMDISPMCDRHNSTIEKSQVGFIDYIVHPLWETWADLVHPDAQDILDTLEENRDYYQSMIPPSPPPALAQSHTMPDDDRPEQIRFQVTLEEGEGSEECEGEGDGGM
- the LOC134665829 gene encoding 3',5'-cyclic-AMP phosphodiesterase isoform X5, with translation MSACVMEEGREDGGGARADEDAPPERPRRDVLLSGRGRRACSEQGPHPSLHPQHSTATAHLWGQGGGGRRGWSRKRTSAPQMSNPHGSTPRVALVLRSRRSWPVAPQSYRSFDVENGAAGGGAGGARSPLEGGSPSTALVLQAMPQRRESFLYRSDSDFEMSPKSMSRNSSIASESTQQISPVVSRRRKLEKLSPEGVDNVKSHGEDLIVTPFAQVLASLRSVRTNFLSLTNVPVSKSRRSSGAATAVTPQPKNLNPGDEAYMKLALETVEELDWCLDQLETIQTHRSVSDMASLKFKRMLNKELSHFSESSKSGNMISEYICTTFLDKQQELDLPSLQVDEASERIKKKEKPRPGGPATTMSQITGVKRTLTHTNSFTGERVPRYGVETPHEEELGRCLSELDRWGVDIFRIGDLSCGRPLTAVAYAAFTTRELLTTLQIPARTFLAFAVTLEEHYIRDNPFHNSLHAADVTQSTNVLLNTPALDAVFTPIEVCAALFAACVHDVDHPGLTNQFLVNSSSELALMYNDESVLENHHLAVAFKLLQNEGCDIFVNLHKKQRQTLRKMVIDMVLSTDMSKHMSLLADLKTMVETKKVAGSGVLLLDNYTDRIQVLENLVHCADLSNPTKPLPLYKRWVALLMEEFFQQGDREREHGMDISPMCDRHNSTIEKSQVGFIDYIVHPLWETWADLVHPDAQDILDTLEENRDYYQSMIPPSPPPALAQSHTMPDDDRPEQIRFQVTLEEGEGSEECEGEGDGGM
- the LOC134665829 gene encoding 3',5'-cyclic-AMP phosphodiesterase isoform X6, encoding MSACVMEEGREDGGGARADEDAPPERPRRDVLLSGRGRRACSEQGPHPSLHPQHSTATAHLWGQGGGGRRGWSRKRTSAPQMSNPHGSTPRVALVLRSRRSWPVAPQSYRSFDVENGAAGGGAGGARSPLEGGSPSTALVLQAMPQRRESFLYRSDSDFEMSPKSMSRNSSIASERFKESEAAQLDRAHGEDLIVTPFAQVLASLRSVRTNFLSLTNVPVSKSRRSSGAATAVTPQPKNLNPGDEAYMKLALETVEELDWCLDQLETIQTHRSVSDMASLKFKRMLNKELSHFSESSKSGNMISEYICTTFLDKQQELDLPSLQVDEASERIKKKEKPRPGGPATTMSQITGVKRTLTHTNSFTGERVPRYGVETPHEEELGRCLSELDRWGVDIFRIGDLSCGRPLTAVAYAAFTTRELLTTLQIPARTFLAFAVTLEEHYIRDNPFHNSLHAADVTQSTNVLLNTPALDAVFTPIEVCAALFAACVHDVDHPGLTNQFLVNSSSELALMYNDESVLENHHLAVAFKLLQNEGCDIFVNLHKKQRQTLRKMVIDMVLSTDMSKHMSLLADLKTMVETKKVAGSGVLLLDNYTDRIQVLENLVHCADLSNPTKPLPLYKRWVALLMEEFFQQGDREREHGMDISPMCDRHNSTIEKSQVGFIDYIVHPLWETWADLVHPDAQDILDTLEENRDYYQSMIPPSPPPALAQSHTMPDDDRPEQIRFQVTLEEGEGSEECEGEGDGGM
- the LOC134665829 gene encoding 3',5'-cyclic-AMP phosphodiesterase isoform X8 translates to MSACVMEEGREDGGGARADEDAPPERPRRDVLLSGRGRRACSEQGPHPSLHPQHSTATAHLWGQGGGGRRGWSRKRTSAPQMSNPHGSTPRVALVLRSRRSWPVAPQSYRSFDVENGAAGGGAGGARSPLEGGSPSTALVLQAMPQRRESFLYRSDSDFEMSPKSMSRNSSIASESHGEDLIVTPFAQVLASLRSVRTNFLSLTNVPVSKSRRSSGAATAVTPQPKNLNPGDEAYMKLALETVEELDWCLDQLETIQTHRSVSDMASLKFKRMLNKELSHFSESSKSGNMISEYICTTFLDKQQELDLPSLQVDEASERIKKKEKPRPGGPATTMSQITGVKRTLTHTNSFTGERVPRYGVETPHEEELGRCLSELDRWGVDIFRIGDLSCGRPLTAVAYAAFTTRELLTTLQIPARTFLAFAVTLEEHYIRDNPFHNSLHAADVTQSTNVLLNTPALDAVFTPIEVCAALFAACVHDVDHPGLTNQFLVNSSSELALMYNDESVLENHHLAVAFKLLQNEGCDIFVNLHKKQRQTLRKMVIDMVLSTDMSKHMSLLADLKTMVETKKVAGSGVLLLDNYTDRIQVLENLVHCADLSNPTKPLPLYKRWVALLMEEFFQQGDREREHGMDISPMCDRHNSTIEKSQVGFIDYIVHPLWETWADLVHPDAQDILDTLEENRDYYQSMIPPSPPPALAQSHTMPDDDRPEQIRFQVTLEEGEGSEECEGEGDGGM
- the LOC134665829 gene encoding 3',5'-cyclic-AMP phosphodiesterase isoform X10 encodes the protein MQAEQGSIGELQKYHGRYLKSRRHTLANVRFDVENGAAGGGAGGARSPLEGGSPSTALVLQAMPQRRESFLYRSDSDFEMSPKSMSRNSSIASESSTQQISPVVSRRRKLEKLSPEGVDNVKSFKESEAAQLDRAHGEDLIVTPFAQVLASLRSVRTNFLSLTNVPVSKSRRSSGAATAVTPQPKNLNPGDEAYMKLALETVEELDWCLDQLETIQTHRSVSDMASLKFKRMLNKELSHFSESSKSGNMISEYICTTFLDKQQELDLPSLQVDEASERIKKKEKPRPGGPATTMSQITGVKRTLTHTNSFTGERVPRYGVETPHEEELGRCLSELDRWGVDIFRIGDLSCGRPLTAVAYAAFTTRELLTTLQIPARTFLAFAVTLEEHYIRDNPFHNSLHAADVTQSTNVLLNTPALDAVFTPIEVCAALFAACVHDVDHPGLTNQFLVNSSSELALMYNDESVLENHHLAVAFKLLQNEGCDIFVNLHKKQRQTLRKMVIDMVLSTDMSKHMSLLADLKTMVETKKVAGSGVLLLDNYTDRIQVLENLVHCADLSNPTKPLPLYKRWVALLMEEFFQQGDREREHGMDISPMCDRHNSTIEKSQVGFIDYIVHPLWETWADLVHPDAQDILDTLEENRDYYQSMIPPSPPPALAQSHTMPDDDRPEQIRFQVTLEEGEGSEECEGEGDGGM
- the LOC134665829 gene encoding 3',5'-cyclic-AMP phosphodiesterase isoform X9, with the translated sequence MSGRHLRVPELRVSGAPPTADEQPDEPSALPPFALTLASIPRRRHSWICGFDVENGAAGGGAGGARSPLEGGSPSTALVLQAMPQRRESFLYRSDSDFEMSPKSMSRNSSIASESSTQQISPVVSRRRKLEKLSPEGVDNVKSFKESEAAQLDRAHGEDLIVTPFAQVLASLRSVRTNFLSLTNVPVSKSRRSSGAATAVTPQPKNLNPGDEAYMKLALETVEELDWCLDQLETIQTHRSVSDMASLKFKRMLNKELSHFSESSKSGNMISEYICTTFLDKQQELDLPSLQVDEASERIKKKEKPRPGGPATTMSQITGVKRTLTHTNSFTGERVPRYGVETPHEEELGRCLSELDRWGVDIFRIGDLSCGRPLTAVAYAAFTTRELLTTLQIPARTFLAFAVTLEEHYIRDNPFHNSLHAADVTQSTNVLLNTPALDAVFTPIEVCAALFAACVHDVDHPGLTNQFLVNSSSELALMYNDESVLENHHLAVAFKLLQNEGCDIFVNLHKKQRQTLRKMVIDMVLSTDMSKHMSLLADLKTMVETKKVAGSGVLLLDNYTDRIQVLENLVHCADLSNPTKPLPLYKRWVALLMEEFFQQGDREREHGMDISPMCDRHNSTIEKSQVGFIDYIVHPLWETWADLVHPDAQDILDTLEENRDYYQSMIPPSPPPALAQSHTMPDDDRPEQIRFQVTLEEGEGSEECEGEGDGGM